The following are encoded together in the Pelosinus sp. IPA-1 genome:
- the xylB gene encoding xylulokinase has translation MDAFLGIDLGTSSVKLLLMSEEGKVIQTVSKDYPVYYPKPGWAEQNPEDWWQAAKEGIKEIVEKSGAAGERISSIGLSGQMHGLVLLGEEDQILMPALLWCDQRTYAECDYLTKQLGEKLSEYTGNKALTGFTAPKVLWVRKNCPDVYEKIRHVLLPKDYIRFQLTGEYATDVSDASGTLFFDVANRRWSPEMLQVLGLRENVLPKCYESDQVTGKINSRAASETRLRLGTPVVGGGGDQACGAVGAGVVSAGVASVALGTSGVVFACQENYAVDVQNRLHSFCHANGKWHVMGVMLSAASCLKWWVEEVCQLGEDGFKTLLEEAKMVSPGSEGLLFLPYLMGERTPYSDPYAKGTFIGLSMSHKRGHMTRAILEGVAFGLRDSLEITREQNISIQAIRVSGGGANSILWRQILADILNLRVDVVNSVEGPAFGAAILAAVGAGVFTNVENACEATIKTLDSIEPILEHVKKYNDMYPVYRGLYKTLKDTFEVLHVTI, from the coding sequence ATGGATGCTTTCTTAGGGATTGATCTTGGAACATCTTCTGTCAAATTATTGTTGATGAGTGAAGAAGGGAAAGTTATTCAAACCGTGTCCAAGGATTATCCTGTGTATTATCCTAAACCTGGCTGGGCTGAGCAAAATCCTGAAGACTGGTGGCAAGCTGCTAAAGAAGGTATTAAAGAAATCGTAGAAAAATCGGGTGCTGCTGGAGAAAGAATAAGTAGCATTGGCCTCAGTGGGCAGATGCACGGGTTAGTACTTTTAGGGGAAGAGGATCAGATTCTCATGCCTGCATTGTTATGGTGTGATCAAAGGACTTATGCTGAGTGCGACTACCTCACCAAGCAATTAGGTGAAAAATTATCCGAATATACTGGCAATAAGGCGCTGACAGGCTTTACAGCTCCTAAAGTGTTATGGGTCAGAAAAAATTGTCCCGATGTATATGAAAAAATAAGACACGTTTTGCTGCCCAAGGATTATATACGTTTTCAGTTAACAGGAGAATATGCAACAGATGTATCCGATGCTTCCGGTACATTGTTTTTTGATGTTGCCAATCGGCGTTGGTCCCCAGAAATGCTGCAAGTACTAGGTTTGCGTGAAAACGTGTTACCGAAGTGCTATGAATCAGATCAAGTAACTGGCAAGATAAACTCCCGGGCAGCTTCAGAAACTAGGTTACGCCTAGGAACTCCCGTAGTTGGCGGCGGTGGAGATCAAGCTTGTGGCGCAGTTGGGGCTGGCGTTGTGTCGGCAGGTGTTGCGTCTGTAGCTTTGGGAACGTCAGGGGTGGTGTTTGCTTGTCAGGAGAATTACGCTGTGGATGTTCAGAACCGTCTTCACTCCTTTTGTCATGCCAATGGGAAATGGCATGTTATGGGCGTTATGTTGTCGGCTGCGTCTTGTCTTAAATGGTGGGTTGAAGAGGTTTGTCAGTTAGGAGAGGACGGTTTTAAAACACTATTGGAAGAGGCAAAGATGGTTTCACCGGGGAGTGAGGGTTTATTATTTCTTCCTTATTTAATGGGTGAACGTACACCTTATAGTGATCCTTATGCTAAGGGGACTTTTATCGGACTGAGTATGTCTCATAAACGAGGACATATGACACGGGCAATCTTAGAAGGGGTAGCTTTTGGTCTAAGGGACTCCCTAGAAATAACGCGGGAACAAAACATTTCCATTCAAGCTATTAGGGTGAGCGGAGGGGGAGCAAACAGTATTCTATGGCGCCAAATATTAGCAGATATTCTTAACTTACGCGTCGATGTTGTCAATTCGGTTGAAGGGCCCGCCTTTGGTGCGGCTATTTTAGCGGCAGTAGGTGCAGGGGTATTTACCAATGTCGAAAACGCCTGTGAAGCGACCATTAAAACTTTAGATAGTATAGAGCCTATCTTAGAGCATGTGAAAAAATACAATGACATGTACCCTGTATATCGTGGACTGTATAAAACATTAAAAGATACTTTTGAAGTATTGCACGTAACGATTTAA
- the xylA gene encoding xylose isomerase: MTYFANVTKIAYEGAKSKNPLAFKYYNPEEIVAGKTMEEQLRFSVAYWHTFTAEGADPFGAATMTRPWDQYTGMDKAKVRVEAAFELFEKLNVPFFAFHDRDIAPEGSTLQETNKNLDTMVTMIKEYMKTSKTKLLWNTANLFSHPRFVHGAATSCNADVFAYSAAQVKKGLEVGKELGAENYVFWGGREGYETLLNTDLQLELDNLAKFFHMAVAYAKEIGFTGQFLIEPKPKEPTKHQYDFDAAAAVAFLERYGLLEHFKMNIEANHATLAGHNFQHELRWCRINGILGSVDANQGDLLLGWDTDEFPTDMYETTLAMYEILKNGGLGKGGLNFDAKPRRGSIDTDDLFYAHIAGMDSFARGLKVAQKLIEDRVFEDVLADRYHSFTEGIGLAIVSGNADFHTLEKYAMENQRINNQSGRQEKIKSILNQYLLEV, from the coding sequence ATGACTTATTTTGCGAATGTAACAAAGATTGCCTATGAAGGTGCTAAATCAAAAAATCCATTGGCGTTTAAATACTATAATCCAGAAGAAATAGTGGCTGGGAAAACCATGGAAGAACAATTACGGTTTTCAGTTGCTTATTGGCATACCTTTACGGCTGAGGGGGCCGATCCCTTCGGTGCAGCGACGATGACCAGACCATGGGATCAGTATACGGGAATGGATAAAGCGAAAGTAAGGGTCGAAGCAGCTTTTGAATTATTTGAGAAGTTAAATGTCCCTTTTTTTGCCTTTCATGATCGAGATATAGCTCCTGAGGGAAGTACCTTACAAGAGACAAATAAAAACTTAGATACAATGGTAACTATGATTAAGGAATATATGAAAACAAGTAAGACAAAATTACTTTGGAATACGGCCAATCTTTTCTCCCATCCTCGTTTTGTCCATGGAGCAGCTACGAGTTGCAATGCGGATGTTTTTGCTTATAGTGCGGCACAGGTAAAAAAAGGCTTAGAAGTTGGGAAGGAGTTAGGGGCAGAAAATTATGTGTTTTGGGGTGGTAGAGAAGGCTACGAGACTCTGCTTAATACTGATCTTCAATTAGAATTAGATAATTTAGCTAAATTTTTCCATATGGCTGTTGCTTATGCCAAGGAGATTGGCTTTACAGGACAGTTTTTAATTGAGCCCAAACCAAAAGAACCTACCAAACATCAATATGATTTTGATGCAGCAGCAGCGGTGGCATTCTTAGAAAGATATGGTTTGCTGGAACACTTTAAGATGAATATTGAGGCCAATCATGCTACACTTGCAGGTCATAACTTCCAACATGAACTTAGATGGTGCAGAATTAATGGTATTCTTGGATCGGTGGATGCTAACCAGGGAGATTTATTGCTAGGTTGGGATACAGACGAGTTTCCCACAGATATGTACGAAACAACCTTAGCAATGTATGAAATTTTGAAGAATGGCGGCTTGGGCAAGGGGGGACTTAATTTCGATGCCAAGCCAAGACGAGGATCGATTGATACGGATGATCTATTTTATGCTCATATCGCTGGAATGGATAGTTTTGCTAGAGGGTTAAAAGTTGCGCAGAAACTCATTGAAGATAGAGTTTTTGAAGATGTTCTTGCTGATCGCTATCATAGTTTTACAGAGGGCATAGGTCTTGCTATCGTTTCAGGGAATGCTGATTTTCATACATTAGAAAAGTATGCAATGGAAAATCAAAGGATAAACAATCAATCAGGGCGACAAGAAAAAATAAAATCGATTCTGAATCAATATCTTTTAGAAGTCTAA
- a CDS encoding PTS sugar transporter subunit IIC — protein sequence MDKLIRFLERYFLPIVGKISEHRHLQAIRDGVVATIPLLLIGSFFLVFAFPPIEFFAKIVAPYSAALLAVVSATFGIMGLVAAFSVAYGLAASYQIDTLSSGLLSVSAFLLASPLTKDGNIASRLMGSEGLFVAMIIGIFVVEVQRFMINKNIIITMPKGVPVSVGRSFAALLPGFVILTIILLVNVSLADVGGLSIPSVINKVVTAPLLNLGGTLPATLFAVFAIQLLWAFGIHGQALVGTGIMGPIWLAFTQQNAAAKSVGEAIPNVICQQFIDAFILIGGSGTTLALAVLLFTTVKSSQLKALGKTSILPGFFNINEPITFGMPIVMNPIMMIPFIIAPLVCVMTTFVFMNSGIVAKPYALAPWTTPAFVSGFLVTGDWKGIALQVLNFIIAGIIYYPFLKIWDNAKVKEEQEQSICGK from the coding sequence CTGGATAAGCTAATTAGATTTCTTGAAAGATATTTCCTGCCGATTGTAGGTAAAATTTCGGAACACAGGCATTTGCAAGCAATCAGGGATGGTGTAGTTGCTACCATTCCCCTATTATTAATTGGATCGTTTTTTTTGGTTTTTGCCTTTCCACCAATCGAATTCTTTGCTAAAATAGTGGCCCCCTATAGTGCTGCTTTGCTTGCAGTAGTGAGTGCCACTTTTGGTATTATGGGTCTGGTAGCAGCTTTTTCCGTGGCCTATGGCTTAGCTGCTTCCTATCAAATAGATACCTTGTCTTCGGGTCTTTTGAGCGTTTCTGCGTTTCTCCTAGCCTCACCTTTAACCAAGGATGGCAATATTGCCTCTAGATTAATGGGGAGTGAAGGATTATTTGTTGCTATGATTATTGGGATATTTGTGGTGGAAGTACAGCGGTTTATGATTAATAAGAATATTATCATTACTATGCCAAAAGGAGTTCCTGTTTCCGTAGGAAGATCCTTTGCAGCCTTACTGCCTGGTTTCGTTATTCTAACTATAATATTACTAGTTAATGTATCGTTAGCAGATGTGGGAGGGTTATCCATTCCTAGCGTTATTAATAAAGTGGTTACGGCCCCTCTTTTAAATCTAGGTGGTACGCTGCCAGCGACATTATTCGCAGTGTTTGCCATTCAACTTTTATGGGCCTTTGGAATACATGGCCAAGCTTTAGTCGGGACAGGAATTATGGGACCTATTTGGTTGGCTTTTACCCAACAAAATGCTGCGGCTAAAAGTGTCGGTGAAGCAATTCCCAATGTTATCTGTCAACAATTTATTGATGCTTTTATTCTTATTGGTGGTTCTGGTACCACTCTAGCATTAGCAGTATTATTATTTACTACCGTAAAATCCAGCCAATTAAAAGCATTGGGCAAAACTTCTATTTTGCCAGGTTTTTTTAATATTAATGAACCAATTACATTTGGTATGCCGATCGTAATGAATCCAATTATGATGATTCCCTTTATTATCGCTCCCTTGGTTTGTGTAATGACTACTTTTGTATTTATGAATTCGGGAATCGTTGCCAAACCCTATGCTTTGGCTCCCTGGACGACTCCTGCTTTTGTCAGTGGTTTTTTGGTAACGGGAGACTGGAAGGGGATAGCGCTGCAAGTTTTAAATTTTATTATTGCTGGGATCATTTATTATCCCTTTTTAAAAATATGGGATAATGCCAAAGTTAAGGAAGAACAAGAGCAATCTATCTGTGGCAAGTAG
- a CDS encoding sigma-54-dependent transcriptional regulator, translating into MKRIENVFTIVKSLCEEQSSTEGIVTGVSTEQVAIRLGIQRSNASCDLNSLVKAGRLEKIEGKPVLYQSIDSLQSEDEDQMERSALDAIIGADKSLKNAVKQAKAAVRYPPLGLHTLLLGETGVGKSMFAETIFRYAQEIGKLQADAPFIAFNCADYAHNPQLLLAQLFGAKKGSYTGADRDRVGLVEKANGGILFLDEVHRLSPEGQEMLFYLIDKGLFRSMGEVESYRKVEVLIICATTENVDSSLLKTFTRRIPMIIKLPVIRERTISERWELIKSFFKQEVQCLNVPISVSPNALKAFLLYDCPNNIGQLKSDIKLSCARAFLDYVGSKDEIIKVSSEELPEYILKGFVKYKEHREDLDTIGLTEDIIFQVSHGKKIQIKYRDTVSIYEVLEQKIKSLRMKGMSEKNIQLIMGLDIDTYIKQYMAKFRKDNLEALYKIVDRKVVDVTQKFLRYASNKIGKQFNDKILFGMSIHISSTLERIREGKEISNPHLAEIQKSYTKEFSAAVHFGVLLKDTFGIQIPLDEIGFITMFIVLDEYIGKEYHGRVGVVVAMHGTSTASSMAEVANRLLGEQHAIGYDMPLEKKTETALAEITQLVKERNEGQGVIMLVDMGSLVMFGHMIYENTSIPIKTIEMTSTPMVLEAVRKSLMRVPLDDIYYAVTNLSPYIGRIYSNPPEISNRLKNDVIVVACITGKGTAIKLKTMIEGLLTAQERRVDIIPMEISSMKDFDAKLTKIKKEKNLIAVVSSIRPKDSVVHYISPKQLLEGKLDVLLANVFCDGKETLPCNISLDVNVDEEQNISEGKTVFSLDRLSFMQKIISEHVSIDSEKFMESFRLFYLELARNGFVISEDASIGLILHLACAIEKLLTGEIIAPSNSCELIDMEIDKEIYVIVEAALQSIEENLRIKLPISEYCNIVKLIHYT; encoded by the coding sequence ATGAAACGAATTGAAAATGTATTTACAATCGTTAAAAGTTTATGCGAAGAACAATCCAGTACAGAAGGGATAGTAACGGGCGTATCCACTGAGCAGGTGGCTATTAGACTTGGTATTCAGCGATCGAATGCTTCCTGCGATTTAAACTCGTTGGTAAAGGCTGGAAGATTGGAAAAAATAGAAGGTAAACCAGTTTTATATCAAAGTATTGATAGCTTGCAAAGTGAAGATGAGGATCAAATGGAACGATCAGCCTTAGATGCTATCATTGGCGCGGATAAAAGTTTGAAAAATGCCGTTAAGCAAGCCAAGGCTGCAGTTAGATACCCACCACTTGGCTTACATACTTTGTTACTAGGTGAGACTGGGGTCGGTAAATCCATGTTTGCTGAAACCATTTTTCGTTATGCCCAAGAAATTGGGAAATTGCAGGCCGATGCTCCCTTCATCGCCTTTAATTGTGCTGATTATGCTCATAATCCACAGCTTCTGTTAGCCCAATTATTTGGTGCAAAAAAGGGGAGTTATACTGGTGCAGATCGTGACCGAGTAGGCCTAGTGGAAAAAGCGAATGGTGGTATTTTATTTTTGGACGAGGTCCATCGTTTGTCGCCAGAAGGGCAAGAAATGCTATTTTATTTAATTGATAAGGGATTATTCCGCAGTATGGGAGAAGTAGAGTCCTATAGAAAGGTAGAAGTTTTAATTATTTGTGCCACAACGGAAAACGTTGATTCTTCCTTACTTAAAACTTTTACCCGGCGTATTCCTATGATTATTAAGTTGCCAGTTATCAGAGAGAGAACGATAAGCGAACGCTGGGAATTAATTAAAAGTTTTTTCAAGCAAGAGGTGCAATGTCTCAATGTTCCTATCAGTGTATCGCCGAATGCCTTAAAAGCGTTTCTATTATATGATTGTCCTAATAATATTGGTCAACTAAAAAGTGATATCAAACTTAGTTGTGCTAGGGCATTTTTAGATTATGTAGGCAGCAAGGATGAAATTATCAAAGTCAGTAGTGAGGAATTACCAGAATACATTCTGAAAGGCTTCGTGAAATACAAGGAACATCGAGAGGATCTTGATACGATTGGCCTAACAGAAGATATTATTTTTCAAGTTTCTCATGGGAAAAAAATTCAAATTAAATATAGGGATACAGTAAGTATTTATGAAGTGCTAGAACAAAAAATAAAAAGCCTCAGAATGAAGGGGATGAGCGAAAAAAATATTCAACTCATTATGGGGTTGGATATTGATACCTATATTAAGCAGTATATGGCTAAGTTTCGCAAAGATAACTTAGAAGCATTATATAAAATAGTGGATAGAAAAGTGGTAGATGTAACGCAAAAGTTTTTGCGGTATGCATCTAATAAAATTGGTAAGCAATTTAATGATAAGATCCTATTTGGAATGTCGATACATATATCCAGCACCCTGGAGAGGATTCGCGAAGGAAAGGAAATTTCAAATCCCCATTTAGCTGAAATACAGAAATCCTATACTAAAGAATTTTCGGCAGCGGTTCATTTTGGAGTATTGTTAAAAGATACTTTTGGTATACAGATACCACTTGATGAAATAGGGTTTATCACCATGTTTATCGTATTAGATGAGTATATTGGCAAGGAATATCATGGGCGGGTTGGTGTAGTTGTTGCCATGCATGGGACAAGTACTGCCAGCTCCATGGCCGAAGTTGCCAATCGACTGCTCGGTGAACAACATGCCATTGGATACGATATGCCTCTTGAGAAAAAGACGGAAACCGCACTAGCGGAAATTACGCAACTAGTGAAAGAACGAAATGAAGGGCAAGGCGTCATCATGCTAGTTGATATGGGATCTTTAGTGATGTTTGGCCATATGATTTATGAGAATACATCCATCCCGATAAAAACCATAGAGATGACCAGCACGCCCATGGTACTAGAAGCTGTTAGAAAATCGCTAATGCGAGTTCCTTTAGATGATATATATTATGCTGTAACTAACTTGAGTCCTTATATTGGTCGGATTTATTCAAATCCACCTGAAATTAGTAATCGTCTAAAGAATGATGTAATTGTAGTAGCTTGTATTACTGGTAAAGGTACAGCCATTAAGCTGAAAACTATGATTGAAGGTTTATTAACCGCCCAAGAGAGAAGGGTTGATATCATTCCTATGGAAATTTCTAGCATGAAGGATTTTGACGCTAAGCTAACTAAGATAAAAAAAGAAAAAAATCTAATCGCCGTAGTTAGTAGTATTCGGCCAAAGGATAGTGTTGTACACTATATTTCTCCAAAACAATTACTCGAAGGCAAACTAGACGTTTTATTAGCAAACGTATTTTGTGATGGGAAAGAAACTTTACCTTGTAACATATCTTTAGACGTAAATGTAGATGAAGAGCAAAACATTTCGGAAGGAAAAACTGTATTCTCGTTAGATAGGCTAAGTTTTATGCAAAAGATTATTAGTGAGCATGTTAGTATTGATAGTGAAAAGTTTATGGAATCTTTCCGCTTATTTTACTTGGAGCTAGCTAGAAATGGTTTTGTCATTAGTGAGGATGCCAGTATTGGCTTAATTCTTCATTTGGCCTGTGCCATTGAAAAATTGCTTACAGGTGAAATTATTGCTCCTTCCAATTCCTGCGAATTAATAGATATGGAGATAGATAAAGAAATCTACGTTATTGTAGAGGCGGCCCTACAGTCTATCGAAGAAAATTTGCGTATCAAGTTACCTATCAGCGAATATTGCAATATTGTTAAATTAATTCATTATACATAG
- a CDS encoding PTS sugar transporter subunit IIB, whose amino-acid sequence MNILLVCASGMSTGLLMSKMKAEREKQQINNMDIFACSVDEMEKYINNYDVVLIAPQICYKEKYIKALATSRKKGCAVINGINYGRVDAIGVLEQAFSLVKQEQDLREV is encoded by the coding sequence ATGAATATTTTATTAGTATGTGCATCAGGTATGTCAACAGGACTTTTGATGAGTAAAATGAAGGCAGAGAGAGAAAAACAGCAGATAAATAATATGGACATTTTTGCTTGTTCTGTTGATGAAATGGAGAAGTATATAAACAACTATGATGTAGTGCTCATTGCACCACAGATTTGTTACAAAGAGAAATATATTAAGGCATTAGCTACGTCAAGGAAAAAGGGATGTGCCGTAATCAATGGGATTAACTATGGTCGTGTTGATGCTATTGGTGTTTTAGAACAAGCCTTTAGCCTGGTGAAACAGGAACAGGATCTGAGGGAGGTATAA
- a CDS encoding PTS lactose/cellobiose transporter subunit IIA → MEREQVIFTIILHAGNARSYCFEALTAARSGKHKDAAERLDDATKELQKAHAMQTNLLQLEAQGEKQEVSLLLVHAQDHLMNALLAKDLIKEMIGMLQDK, encoded by the coding sequence GTGGAAAGAGAACAAGTTATTTTTACCATCATTTTGCATGCGGGCAATGCGCGTAGTTATTGCTTTGAGGCATTAACGGCAGCGCGTTCGGGTAAACATAAAGACGCAGCAGAACGGCTTGATGATGCCACCAAGGAATTACAAAAAGCACATGCTATGCAGACCAATCTATTACAATTGGAGGCACAGGGGGAAAAACAAGAAGTCAGTCTATTATTAGTGCATGCCCAGGACCACTTAATGAATGCGTTGCTAGCAAAAGATTTAATTAAAGAAATGATTGGTATGTTGCAAGATAAATAA
- a CDS encoding L,D-transpeptidase — MAYSIIVNLSAKQLVLYQGGSAVKYYPVGIGKMVTPTPTGTYSIINKAPNPGGPFGAMWMGLSRPHYGIHGTNDPSSIGRVVSHGCIRMYNKDVLELSRIVPLGTPVRILK; from the coding sequence GTGGCGTATTCAATTATTGTAAACTTGTCAGCCAAACAACTAGTACTTTATCAAGGTGGCTCAGCTGTTAAGTATTATCCAGTGGGTATTGGTAAAATGGTTACCCCAACGCCGACTGGTACCTATTCTATTATTAATAAAGCACCGAATCCGGGCGGTCCCTTTGGTGCAATGTGGATGGGGTTGAGTAGACCTCACTATGGCATTCATGGAACCAATGACCCATCTTCAATTGGTCGTGTTGTCTCTCATGGTTGTATTCGAATGTATAATAAAGACGTACTAGAACTATCTCGAATCGTTCCATTAGGTACACCAGTAAGGATCTTAAAATAA
- a CDS encoding PLP-dependent aminotransferase family protein translates to MMSRTVLVQLKGVTEDMYQNIVEDLEKNILQGTYKKKKLPSVRELAKCYHCSQSTVVKAYESLKMKHIVYSVPQSGYYVLENLLKNEVVDNSVIDFSTGNPLIGKIHIPDLKHCLNRAVDSSNNYSALRDLHGTESLRNIMSKYLANFQVFTSPKSIFVNLGVQQALSMLTQMPFPNGKDVILIEQPTYRFFTDFLKHIGAKVKGIKRSEEGIDLNLLEAIFREEKIKFFYTVPRNHNPLGTSYSKAERKAIAALAAKYDVYIVEDDYFGDVSSIDHKYDTIYTLGDHYHHIYLKSFSKIIPWFRIGLVVIPIHLVPTFEEHAWYSYYHSYFSASLVSQATLDIYIRSKLLEKHVSSIRKELGQRLKALRGGFRDIEKYQMTCIGGESGFYSYLKLPEYINENLFINELRKQHVLVTSGRLYYIDDSFYEKGVRLSISRSNSREIQKGLQVICGVLEKYIK, encoded by the coding sequence ATGATGAGTAGAACTGTATTAGTACAGTTGAAGGGGGTAACGGAAGATATGTATCAAAATATCGTAGAAGATTTAGAAAAAAATATCTTACAAGGTACTTACAAAAAGAAAAAATTGCCATCTGTTCGAGAGTTGGCTAAATGTTATCATTGTAGTCAAAGCACGGTTGTTAAGGCATATGAGTCATTAAAAATGAAACACATTGTATATTCTGTACCGCAAAGTGGCTATTACGTGTTGGAAAATTTACTAAAGAATGAAGTAGTAGATAATTCTGTTATCGATTTTTCAACAGGTAATCCGCTAATCGGAAAGATACATATTCCTGATCTAAAACATTGTCTTAATAGAGCAGTTGATAGCAGCAATAATTATTCTGCGTTGAGGGATCTACATGGAACAGAATCGCTGCGAAATATTATGTCAAAATACCTTGCCAATTTCCAGGTTTTCACTTCTCCCAAGAGCATATTTGTTAACTTAGGGGTTCAACAAGCCCTAAGTATGTTAACCCAAATGCCTTTTCCTAATGGAAAGGATGTAATTTTGATAGAGCAGCCCACCTATCGATTTTTCACTGATTTTTTAAAACACATTGGTGCTAAGGTAAAAGGCATAAAACGATCTGAAGAAGGTATAGATTTAAATCTACTTGAAGCTATTTTTCGGGAAGAAAAGATTAAGTTCTTCTATACAGTACCTCGTAATCATAATCCATTAGGAACGTCATATAGCAAAGCTGAAAGAAAAGCAATAGCAGCATTAGCAGCAAAATATGATGTGTATATTGTTGAGGATGATTATTTTGGTGATGTTTCTTCTATAGACCATAAATACGATACAATTTATACGTTGGGCGATCACTATCATCATATTTACTTAAAAAGTTTTTCTAAAATAATACCCTGGTTTAGAATTGGACTCGTAGTGATTCCTATCCATTTAGTGCCAACTTTTGAAGAGCATGCCTGGTATTCTTATTATCATTCTTACTTTTCTGCATCTTTGGTCTCCCAGGCAACATTAGATATCTATATTCGCAGTAAATTACTTGAAAAACATGTAAGTTCAATTAGAAAAGAATTGGGGCAGCGACTTAAAGCATTACGGGGTGGTTTTCGTGATATAGAAAAATATCAGATGACGTGCATTGGCGGGGAAAGTGGGTTCTATTCTTATTTGAAACTTCCCGAGTATATAAATGAAAATCTTTTTATTAATGAATTAAGGAAACAGCATGTTCTTGTTACTTCAGGTAGATTGTATTACATTGATGATTCCTTTTATGAAAAGGGAGTACGGTTAAGCATTTCCCGGAGCAATAGTAGAGAAATCCAAAAAGGGCTTCAAGTCATTTGTGGAGTTCTCGAAAAGTATATAAAGTAA
- a CDS encoding ROK family transcriptional regulator: MITADQILVKQINKAIALNTIYKKKPISRAEIAKVTGLNKSTVSALVDELLAEELIMETGTGESQGGRKPVHLSINKEVGNIIGIDLGVNYILSVLTNFAGEIIWERRISVKKNGNSSLQRIDDLFQLIEEAIKNAPPSVRGVIGIGIGVPGIVNYEQGHILSAPNLCWTDVKLKEIVETRFQVPVFIDNEANAGAIGEKWFGSGKKATDLLYVSAGTGIGAGIVINNEVYRGSQGLAGEIGHMTVELNGMTCSCGNHGCWEEYASEKALFRYMQKHTSVESLSVFDLIDLATNGDDAAQEGFKYVGKYLGIGVANLINAFNPEIVIIGNTLPLVGDILMDELRKEVELRCFASKYYSVKILSSELNMHACAMGAAALVISRLYASPVV; encoded by the coding sequence ATGATAACTGCTGATCAAATTTTAGTAAAACAAATTAATAAAGCCATAGCTCTAAATACTATATATAAAAAGAAACCAATTTCTAGAGCGGAGATAGCAAAAGTGACTGGTCTGAATAAATCCACAGTTTCGGCTTTAGTAGATGAATTGCTGGCAGAAGAACTTATTATGGAAACCGGGACGGGAGAATCACAGGGTGGACGCAAGCCAGTACATCTTTCTATTAATAAAGAGGTAGGAAATATTATAGGTATAGACCTTGGCGTAAACTATATCTTGAGCGTACTAACGAATTTCGCGGGAGAAATAATTTGGGAAAGACGTATTAGTGTAAAGAAGAATGGTAATTCCTCTTTACAGAGAATTGATGATCTCTTTCAATTAATAGAAGAAGCCATTAAAAATGCACCGCCTTCTGTGCGTGGCGTTATTGGTATAGGGATTGGTGTTCCTGGTATTGTAAATTATGAACAGGGTCATATTCTGTCAGCACCTAATTTATGCTGGACAGACGTTAAGCTTAAAGAGATTGTTGAAACTAGATTCCAAGTCCCCGTATTTATTGATAACGAAGCAAATGCAGGGGCGATTGGTGAGAAGTGGTTTGGCTCAGGCAAAAAAGCGACAGATCTATTATATGTTAGCGCTGGAACTGGCATTGGAGCGGGAATTGTCATTAACAACGAAGTGTATCGGGGTTCACAGGGATTGGCTGGTGAAATTGGTCATATGACGGTTGAGCTAAATGGCATGACTTGTTCCTGTGGAAATCACGGCTGCTGGGAAGAGTATGCATCAGAAAAGGCATTATTTCGATACATGCAAAAGCATACTTCTGTAGAATCGTTAAGCGTTTTCGATCTTATTGATTTAGCAACAAATGGGGATGACGCTGCTCAAGAAGGGTTTAAATATGTAGGAAAGTACTTGGGAATTGGTGTAGCCAATCTAATTAATGCTTTTAATCCTGAAATCGTGATAATCGGAAATACGTTGCCTTTAGTAGGTGATATACTTATGGATGAACTTCGCAAAGAAGTTGAACTCCGTTGTTTTGCTTCTAAATATTATTCTGTAAAAATACTCTCTTCTGAGCTTAATATGCACGCTTGTGCTATGGGGGCCGCAGCGCTGGTCATATCCAGACTTTATGCTTCGCCTGTAGTGTAG
- a CDS encoding PTS lactose/cellobiose transporter subunit IIA → METEQVAFSIILHAGDARSHALEALRYARDHKFTEADESMAQAKIQLIAAHQIQTELLQAEARGGKQEINLLLIHAQDHLMTAILAKDLIEEMILMFKK, encoded by the coding sequence ATGGAGACTGAACAAGTTGCTTTTTCAATCATACTACATGCAGGCGATGCTCGTAGCCACGCTTTAGAGGCGCTACGTTATGCACGCGATCATAAGTTTACGGAAGCAGATGAAAGTATGGCCCAGGCAAAAATACAGCTTATTGCTGCCCATCAAATTCAAACGGAGTTGTTACAAGCGGAAGCGCGGGGAGGAAAACAGGAAATAAACCTCTTATTGATACATGCCCAAGATCATTTGATGACTGCTATTTTAGCAAAGGATTTAATAGAAGAAATGATTTTAATGTTTAAAAAGTAG